The sequence CAGGCTCTCCCCAGTGCAGGGAGCACAGCCTGCCCTGACTCTCATTTCTGTCAAACTCCAAGTCCAGGGCTACCCCTCCCCCAGATGGCACTGAAGGAGGAGGCAGCCggaggtggggcagggctgggatttgaaccctggtctcCTTGACTGTTCTCTCCCTGCAGGGAGCAGGGGTGGCCCAGGACAGAACTGCCACCTTCCAAAGCTCCTGGGTtggtggtgggaggaggcagcACCATTCTACAGACAGGAAAAGTGGGGACTCCAAGAGGATGTGGGGTGGGCCTCTCCCTCCAGCCGGTCAGCAAGGCCATCTAGGAGGCTGTCACACACTGGCCATGGGTGATCTTGGGCCCGTCCCTCCCCGCTTGCCATCCGTGTCTGAACCCTGGGCTTGGTCACTGGGTCTTCAGCACTGCATAGCAGTGCCTGCTGCACCTTCTGGAAGGAGTGAATGAGTAATGCTGAAGGCAGAGTTGGGACCCACAGCCCTGGGTCCCCTCCATCATTGTCAGGCTGAGGACCACGGCCTGGGACTATTCCTCCTTGGCtggtctcccctcccctcccccaggagccccccacacacacctggccCCATCCCCAGGGGCATCAGGTGCTCTTTCTGGTGGCCAGGAACACTGCAGGGGGTTGGGGTCCAGGCCTTGGTGTTCCTGTCTATCCGCTGTGGGGCATACAGAGGGGTGCCCGGGCCTGGGTTGGGGGCTCCTTGTATTGGCAAGTGTAGACCTGCCCTGCCTGTGTAGGAGCGTTCTATGCCCCTGCGTCACAGACAAGCCAGCTTCCCCGCAGACCACCGTGCTGTGACGCGGCCCAGCCAGCACTGCAGCCCACTTTGGCCCTGCTTAATTGTGGGGACTTGTTCCAGCCCTGTCCTGCTTCCCGAACTCTCCTCACTGTCACACAGCTGGAGTGCTGCCCCAGCCCGTCCTCCTTCCCAGGGCGGccccctctgctcccctctcccccaccgcCTTGACGTTTCCTTGATTAGTGTAGCTTGTGGTCACCCGTGGGGCCTGGTTCTCTGGGTGCCCAGCACACGAGTGTGACCAGGACCCCAGAACAGGGTCATATGAGTGATGGGAGGTGAAAGATTGCCCCCATCTAGGCTCCCCTGGGGGTTCTCAGCCTCCCCACTTTGAGGGGAGGGCCCAGCTGCAGTGGATTGGGGTTTGCTGGGACCTGGGGCAGGACCGAGCCAGCCATGGGGGTGGTCACCACATTCCCAGGTACACCCAGCGCCGAGTTGGAGTCCAGGGGGCAGtgctcaggaatctgcatttcagcCTGTGCCCACTGACGGGGGGCAGGGCTCAGCCCCGTCACAACCCACTCTTGCCGTACTATCATCCCCATTGGGGAGAGGTGTGGCCGGGGCCACTCATGGGTCCCGATTACCTGGACTGGGCAGTCCCACCTCCTCAAGCTCTGCCCCCTCGCAGGGCCTTGGCGTGGGTGGGGTTTGGGGGCCAACGGGTATCACAGCTGAAGTGCAGTCAGTGAATTGGGGTCCTCTTGGGCCCTGAGGGCTCCACCCAAGGGGAAGCTGCATGGTACCTCTCCTGTCCTTACCCACCCAAGACACCAAACACGTCGACACGGAGTTCCACAGCCTGGCCGGCTCCAGCCTGTCCAGCTCTGTGCGCTTGGGAACAAGGCCCGCTTCCCCATCTGTGCAAAGGGCCAGTGGAGGGCCCGGATCCCCtgccccttctctgggcctcgCTCCCCTCCCCTCAGTGTGGCTCTGCTAGAAGCGAACATCTCAGGTAAAGGTGTAATAGCCGCCCTTGAGACCCACAAGGGCTGGGTGTCTGCCTGGGGCCAGGCCCCGAATCTGTGAAGCTGGGTATTTCAGCCCTCCTTGAGGAAGCTGGGGCTCGGGAAGTTTCCCTCAAGGGCCCAGGGTAATCCCAAGTACCCAGCCCTTAGAACACAGTTCCTCGGCCTCGGGGCATTCAGAAAGTCAGACTTAGTATAAGCAGAAACTCTGGAATCGTGCTGAGGTCTGGCCCAGTCAGGatgggcttcttggaggaggaagGGGCGCCAGGTTTCAGTTTGACGCAGAGAACGtagaggaatgggggtgggggaaggtcaTGTGGGGACAGCAGGGCAGGGAGCAGCTACAGGAGAGAGGCAGGCCTCGTGTGATTTGAAAGCCCCCTCACGCCAGCTGCCAAGTAGGGAGGGGCCACCTGGGCAGGAGTGGAGACAGCAGGTCACAGTGGGTTTAGTCGGGTGCCATTGAGGCAACGCAGCTATGGGGGACAAGTGGCTCAGGACCCAGGAGGTGGGGGGGCCTGGAGATGAAAGAAGGCAGCCACTCGGGGAGATTTCTGACCCCTATTCAACCGTCTTGCTTCTGCTCGAAGTGGGTGGGGGGGCTGCTGTGTTCCTTGGCTTGGGTGGGGCCACCCAGGGACACTCCGTGCGGAGCAGCCCCCCCggcccaggccccacctccttGATTCCTTCCTGGGCAAACCCCTGGTCCAGCTAACTTTGTATCTTCTTCTATGATGAAGTTAGCAACAGTTATTCCTCTCAATGCCACCCTCTTGTATGGACACAATATCCCTGTGTCCCTCTAGCCTCCACAGAGCCTgaggtggcgggggggggggggggttatcaGGGAACCTGGGCAGGTGCCGCCatcagagaccctgcatgactgACCCCCGTCTCCCCCAGACACTCCTGCATCCCTCCACAGGTTGGGACCCTGCATTCTAGCCCAGACAGTGAGGATGAGCCACAATGCCATGTGACTGTGTGTTCCCAAGCATCGCTTAGAGGCCAGGACCACCCAGACCTTTGGAAATGTCCTGAGTTCAGGCCCAGGAGTCTGGCTGAGACCTTGGCTCCCCTTGGGATGGGAGAGTCACTTGGTCAGGAGGAAATCACAGGTGGCTACCACAATCTGAACATGTTTCCCTGCCCATCACATGGGGAGTTGGTGTCAGAGGGTCTGTGTTCATGTCCTAGGACTGACATAAACTGGTTGACttgaaacaatagaaatttattctctctcagttctggagggtggaaatctgaaatcaaggtgttggcagggccacgcTCTCTCCAGAGGGTCTAGGGGACGGTCTATCCCATGCTCTCCCAGCTGCTGGTGAGACTGTCAGGCGTGCTACGGCCCTTGGCTTGTAGCCACAACACTCCAACCCCTGCCTTCCTTgtcacatggctgtcttctctgtgtgtctgtgtccctcctcttataaggacaccagtcatgggATTCAGCCCCCCCTACCCCACTGTGGATTTATCTAATTACATCTGTGAAGACCTTATTTCCAAGTAAGATTCCATTCTGAGGGTCTGGGTGGACATCAGTTTTGGGAGATGCTCTGCAGCTCACAAGGGAGTCATCCTTGCCTTCTTGGTTTTTTGCCAACCCTGGGTACCCAGGACCAGAGGTGAAACTGAGGCGCAGGATCGGGGGGGACAGGATGTGCGGCGGAGATGATCGCCTGCAGAGCCCATAGCCCACATTGGGGGCTCCCGGCTGGCTGGCGCCTGCAGCTGCTGCCCTGGAAGGGCTTTCCAGGTCAGAGGTCCCTGTCCTCACTGTGTACCCCTCCCTTCTAGGGTGCAAGATCAAGGCTCTGCGTGCCAAGACAAACACATACATCAAGACTCCAGTGCGCGGGGAGGAGCCTGTCTTCATCGTGACTGGCCGGAAGGAGGACGTGGAGATGGCCAAGCGTGAGATCCTGTCGGCCGCCGAGCACTTCTCCGTCATCCGCGCCACTCGCAGCAAGGCCGGCGGGCTGCCCGGCGCAGCACAGGGCCCACCCAACCTCCCGGGACAGACCACCATCCAGGTGCGCGTGCCCTACCGCGtggtggggctggtggtggggCCCAAGGGCGCCACCATCAAGCGCATCCAGCAGCGGACGCACACATACATCGTGACGCCAGGGCGTGACAAGGAGCCAGTGTTCGCCGTGACAGGCATGCCTGAGAACGTGGACCGGGCACGCGAGGAGATCGAGGCACACATCACGCTGCGCACCGGCGCCTTCACCGACGCAGGCCCCGACAGCGACTTCCACGCTAACGGCACCGACGTCTGCTTGGACTTGCTCGGGGCGGCTGCGGGCCTCTGGTCCAAGACCCCCAACCCAGGGCGGCGGCCCCCCGTACCCACAGCCAGCCTCCGTGGGGACAGTGCCCTGGGTGCCCCGGGGGGAGTCGAGGCCTTCTACCCGGGCAGCCGTGGGGGACCACCGGTGCCAGACACGGGCCCCACCAGTCCCTACGGTGGTTCAGGTAACGGGGGTTTCACCTTTGGCGGCGACGGCCCGGGGGCCCCCTCGGGGCCCCCCGCTCCTGAGGACTGTGACTTTGGCTTCGACTTCCTGGCGCTGGACCTGACAGTGCCTGCGGCAGCCACCATCTGGGCCCCCTTTGAGCGCACTGCGCCCCTGCCGGCCTTCAGCAGCTGCTCAGCGGTCAACGGGGCCCCCGCACCACCCACCCCAGGTGTCCGGCGCAGCAGTGGGGCTGGCACCCCGCGACACTCCCCCACGCTGCCCGAGCCCAGCGGCCTGGGCCTGGAGCTTCCGCTGGCCCGCCGCACCGCACCTGACCCGGTGGGCGCCCTGCCTTGGAGGCCCGCGCAGGGCTCCCTCTCATCTTTCTCAAGTAGTGGCAGCTTTTCCACGGCCACCTCTCTGCCCAGCAGCTCCTCGGCCTCCTCATGCCCCTCCCTGGACTCCAGCACCTCCGAAAGCCGCAAGCCCTCAGCCACAGCGTGCTCCGGGTCTGCGGCCCCGGCCTCCGCCCCAGCCCTGGCGCGGGAGTGCGTGGTATGCGCCGAGGGCGAGGTGATGGCAGCGCTGGTACCTTGCGGCCACAACCTCTTCTGCATGGACTGCGCCGTGCGCATCTGCGGCAAGAGCGAGCCTGAGTGCCCCGCCTGCCGCACGCCCGCCACCCAGGCCATTCATATCTTTTCCTAGCGGGTCACCTCACCACGCCCGTGGCTGCCCGTGGGTGCAGGGTGTGGACTCACGCACTCTCTGGGCCTGGGTGGGGGAGTAGAGGGGGGAGGGACGGGGGCGGAGGGGAGGGCAGCGTGGCCAGTGTTTACAGACAAGCTTTAACTCCGGTCCCAGGCGTGGAGACAACGACCCGGTGGCCCAGTGGCACCTCAGTTCTTAAATAACAGTATTGAGTCGACAGGTTAAAATAAACCAGAGAGAAAAGGTCTGTTGCACTTTTTATTTgagacaccccccgccccccagggtgatctttttaagaaaaaccaCCACGATTTTTACAATCGGTTGTCCTTTTCTATGGCGTGGATTTCTGATCTGACAGTGTTGTTTTCAGGAGGTCTCAGAGTCTGCCTCAGTCTCTGCAGAAAGTTCCACCAGGAGGATGGCGACATTTTTACTCCCTTTTTGGGGCTAACCTGTCACCCTTTTGTATGTCAGTCCCCGCCCAGGTCagagggggcgggggcggggtgagGCGCATCCCAACCAGAGGtttctaacttttgtttttaattattaatccCCTTCTGCTGTGGTTTATGTtgtcagtttttacatttttttaaattgttttttttttaaacttttactttttacctCTTGTGTATATGTAGCGAATTTATAGGGAAATATGTACTTtatggaataaattttaaaaactaaagtatattttattttaaagtaacgGACCTTTAATCTTACACAGCTAAATTACTGATTATATATTTGCTGAGCTGACTTAAGGGTTCAGAAAATTGTatcaagagttttattttttgactccAAAGCCTTCTTAATAAAGTCTTTTTACTACATGTGAGCCCTTGGTGTGGTATGGGGCtgtgggcatgggggaggggctcTCAGACCCAGCTCCTCGGCACCCCCACCTTCCAGATAAATTAGGGAGGGCCCAGGATACACCCATTCCAGGCTCTGTGCCCTGTGCCCTGTTCCAGATGAGGGCATCCAGTCTGTAGGGGGCGGTGGTCCAGCCAGTTCCCTCTTTCCTGAGGCTCAGGTCCTACACATCCCAGGAGATCGCCAAGTGTGAGGCCAGCCATGGCCACTGTGGAGTTGGCAGTGCCAGACGCTCTCCCAGGGCACCTGCCCAAGTCTGTGCTGGGGGGCGCTCCTACCCCCCAAAGGATGGGGTCCACTTGCCATACACATGGGGAAACGGGTCTGGGAATCTGCCTCCTGCAATGGGTCGTAATGACTCCCAGTTCCCAAAGGACACCTGAACGATGAGCCACAGGTATCGGCCCCCACTCACCTTTGGTCTAGTTGGGAGCAGATGACCTATCCCATTGGGCCACCAGACGGTTCTTCAGGGCTCAGGTTGACTCTGAGGCAAGGACTGTGGTACCAGAGGTTCGACTGTCAGTGGTTGGTGGGCACCAAAGTTCTGAAGGGTATAAGAGAGCCCTGTAATGTAGGAAGGATGTGGTGTGGGGTATAGTGACAAAGAAGTGCCCAGAAGCCAGGGTCCCCATAGGCTGCTGGCCTGAAGAAAGAGTAATGAGGAAGGATCTGGGGGACAGAGCCTACTAAGCAAGCTAGGAGGCATAGCAGAGCAGTCTggagggcttccaggaggaggcaAGGGGCTTGGGACAACATGTCAGGTGGGGCAACAGGAAGGGACAAGAGAGAGCAGCCACAGACGGACAAGGAACCTCAGGACAGTGAAACCAGTGAGTGGCAGTCACCTCAGGCCTTGTGGCTGAGTGGAAAGACATGGAAGGCCGAACCCGGTCCCAGGCTACAGAGCACGATGTAGGTCTGGAAGAACCACACACTGGGTGTTCTACCCTAGCCCTGCCTGgaattttcccatctgtaaatcGGGGTGCTCCTATATCCACACTCCTTAACTCTGGTGAAGCTCAAGGATGGTACAGTGTGTTTAATCGTTGCCCCAAAAGATCGGTCCCCTGGAACCTGTGattgggaccttatttggaaaagggattCTTTGCAGGTATAATTAAGGATAttgagatgaggtcatcctggattgGAGTGGCCGTAAGTCCAATGATGAGTGTCCTtgtgagagaagaggagagacagaCTCGCAGAGGGAGATTTCCGACTCAAACACATAGAAGGCTGTGTAACGATGGCGATGACAAGGCAGATGAGGCCACAGGCCAAGGGAAGCCTGGAGCACCCCGCGCTGGGAGAGGCAAGAAGGACCCTCTCCTGGAGCTTCCGGGGGAAGTCCGGCCCTGCCACAACTTGAGTTTGGATTTCTGCTCTCTAGCACAGTAAGAGAACAAACtcctattgttttaagctacccacTTAGTGGTAATTGGCTCCAGCAGTCATGGGAGACCAACATGGGTGGGTGGGCAATGCTTAacccccagcctggcccacaGTGAAGAAGTGGAGTTCCACATGGCTGCAGTGGCCCCAGGTGAGGTCTGGCTACAGCCGAAGGCAGTGGAGGCTGCAGGGAGGCGAGGCTGTGGagaccacaaaaagaaaaagagcagtcCCTAGCGGCCTGGGGGTCAAGAGGGGTGGGAGTGAGTTCTTAGGTAGGAGGTGAGGGCTGGAGCCTGAGCAAGGGTCGCGAAGGGAGTGGGCACTGtggcgggggtggagggtgaggggggGTGTCTGGGGTCTGCAAAGAGTTAAAGGGTATTTTTGGGGGGCTTTGCCTCTGGACAGCCACGTGTGAGAAAGCTTGTCATTTTGCTGCCATAATCTGAAGAGAGAAGAGGCATCTCAAAAGTGCCCTGGGTGCTGGAGAGTTCGGCAGAGGGGACAGGAATGAGGTGCCTGGATGACCGGCCAGGGGAGGGTCACACCCGGTGCTTGGGCCCAAATCCAATCTGGCCAGAGCTCTCTCAAGGGGTTTCTGAGAGATGCAATACTAAACGGGGGTGGTGCCCCAAACCAGGGGCAGGTCTGTCCCCCATGCTGTTCAGAGAACTTGCTGTGCAGGACTTTCCAGAACCATTTGGGGGTTGTGCTCTCacccccccccacctcccgcTGGGGGCTTGTGAAACTGATAAGAGGGAGGCCAGAGCTGCTGTGGCCCTCAGGGCGAGGTGGCCAGAGGTTGGTTCGCAGACTCAGCACACCCTACTTCACCCCTGGACCCTCCCCTTTACTAGGAGAAAGCCACACTGGTTCATGCTGGGTTTCCCAACAGAATTTAAATgtcaatagtcacatgtggctggtggctccTCTATTGGACAGCAACTCTCTAGAATGTTCCAGTCCAGCATGGTCCAGTAGAATTTTGTGcagtgatgaaaaagttctagattTGCGCTGTCATgtagggactctggtcccgctccccgcataagaacgcaggatacggtgaggccaaaaaggaacccccacggagccatagataggggagtcacaccactgtattctcgctggaggctgggttggagatacaaaagcaaacatccgccagtaccccaacaaggggtcttcctgcaccccagtctctctggcagcCAGGCAAGAAACATGAAGtgggatccacacgatccgcaatccgccatccggttctctgcctgccaaccaaacaaccaacacagccacagcagttgtatcagtggctaactggctcactggttacagctgacggccaaccagtcacagccaTGGCCATCcaccacccaagccagcacctttccacatgaggccaagagcctggaaacggctttctgggactctgtccccacaggcacctTCCAATACAGGAGCCGCCAGCTCCATGGGGTGACTGAGCATGAGATGGGGCTTGTGCAACGGAGAGAACAAAGTTTTATCTTTT comes from Rhinolophus ferrumequinum isolate MPI-CBG mRhiFer1 chromosome 18, mRhiFer1_v1.p, whole genome shotgun sequence and encodes:
- the MEX3D gene encoding RNA-binding protein MEX3D, giving the protein MPGSVGQPDGGGGAACGDPSPCPPPPSAPEGAEEAAPAPRPPPEPDDAAAALRLALDQLSVLGLGGAGGRDEEGMAADGGDGGAAAEPAPPDRSEVAVAPGPLPEPDVSPPPPRPSPPDVFAGFAPHPAALGPATLLAEQMSVIGSRKKSVNMTECVPVPSSEHVAEIVGRQGCKIKALRAKTNTYIKTPVRGEEPVFIVTGRKEDVEMAKREILSAAEHFSVIRATRSKAGGLPGAAQGPPNLPGQTTIQVRVPYRVVGLVVGPKGATIKRIQQRTHTYIVTPGRDKEPVFAVTGMPENVDRAREEIEAHITLRTGAFTDAGPDSDFHANGTDVCLDLLGAAAGLWSKTPNPGRRPPVPTASLRGDSALGAPGGVEAFYPGSRGGPPVPDTGPTSPYGGSGNGGFTFGGDGPGAPSGPPAPEDCDFGFDFLALDLTVPAAATIWAPFERTAPLPAFSSCSAVNGAPAPPTPGVRRSSGAGTPRHSPTLPEPSGLGLELPLARRTAPDPVGALPWRPAQGSLSSFSSSGSFSTATSLPSSSSASSCPSLDSSTSESRKPSATACSGSAAPASAPALARECVVCAEGEVMAALVPCGHNLFCMDCAVRICGKSEPECPACRTPATQAIHIFS